A genomic region of Mustela erminea isolate mMusErm1 chromosome 12, mMusErm1.Pri, whole genome shotgun sequence contains the following coding sequences:
- the GTF3C4 gene encoding general transcription factor 3C polypeptide 4 isoform X2: MSSADKARVGPAADGPAPPEEEEGEGGGEAGGKEPAADAAPGPSAAFRFLVSRREPAVKLQYAVSGLEPLAWSEDHRVSVSTARSIAVLELICDVHNPGQDLVIHRTSVPAPLNSCLLKVGSKAEVAECKEKFATSKDPTVSQTFMLDRVFNPEGKALPPMRGFKYTSWSPMGCDANGRCLLAALTMDNRLTIQANLNRLQWVQLVDLTEIYGERLYETSYRLSKSEAPEGNLGDFAEFQRRHSMQTPVRMEWSGICTTQQVKHNNECRDVGSVLLAVLFENGNIAVWQFQLPFVGKESISSCNTIESGINSPSVLFWWEYEHNNRKMSGLIVGSAFGPVKILPVNLKAVKGYFTLRQPVVLWKEMDQLPVHSIKCVPLYHPYQKCSCSLVVAARGSYVFWCLLLISKAGLNVHNSHVTGLHSLPIVSMTADKQNGTVYTCSSDGKVRQLIPIFTDVALKFEHQLIKLSDVFGSVRTHGIAVSPCGAYLAVITTEGMVNGLHPVNKNHQVQFVTLKTFEEAAAQLLESSVQNLFKQVDLIDLVRWKILKDKHIPQFLQEALEKKIESSGATYFWRFKLFLLRILYQSMQKTPSEALWKPTHEDSKISLVDSPGMGNAEEEQQEEGTSSKQANRQGLQDRSREGDAEDPADDSLTQAGDAGGREPMEEKLLEIQGKIEAVEMHLTREHMKRVLGEVYLHTWITENTSIPTRGLCNFLMSDEECDDRTARVLIGHISKKMNKQTFPEHCSLCREILPFTDRKQAVCSNGHIWLRGRMGSQFVVVVGLW, translated from the exons ATGAGCTCGGCCGACAAGGCCCGGGTGGGGCCCGCGGCCGACGGGCCTGCGCcgccggaggaggaggagggcgagggGGGCGGCGAGGCGGGCGGGAAGGAGCCGGCGGCAGACGCGGCCCCCGGGCCCAGTGCCGCGTTCCGGTTCCTGGTGAGTCGGCGGGAGCCGGCCGTGAAGCTGCAGTACGCGGTGAGCGGCTTAGAGCCGCTGGCCTGGTCCGAGGACCACCGCGTGTCGGTGTCCACGGCCCGGAGCATCGCTGTGCTGGAGCTCATCTGCGACGTGCACAACCCGGGCCAGGACCTGGTTATCCACCGCACCTCGGTGCCCGCTCCCCTCAACAGCTGCCTCCTCAAA GTTGGCTCAAAAGCAGAGGTTGCTGAGTGTAAGGAGAAATTTGCCACCTCCAAAGACCCCACAGTCAGTCAGACTTTCATGTTAGATAGGGTGTTCAACCCTGAGGGGAAGGCCTTGCCACCGATGAGAGGATTCAAGTATACCAGCTGGTCCCCCATGGGTTGTGATGCAAACGGCCGGTGCCTCTTGGCAGCACTGACCATGGACAACCGCCTGACCATCCAGGCGAACCTCAACAGACTGCAGTGGGTCCAGCTGGTTGATCTGACTGAGATTTATGGAGAACGACTCTATGAGACCAGTTACAGGCTCTCTAAAAGTGAGGCTCCAGAGGGGAATCTCGGGGACTTTGCGGAGTTTCAGAGGCGGCACAGCATGCAGACCCCAGTCCGGATGGAGTGGTCGGGCATCTGTACCACGCAGCAGGTCAAGCATAACAACGAGTGCCGGGATGTGGGCAGTGTGCTCCTGGCAGTCCTCTTCGAGAACGGTAACATTGCTGTGTGGCAGTTTCAGCTGCCCTTTGTAGGGAAGGAATCCATCTCTTCGTGCAACACGATTGAGTCAGGGATCAACTCtcctagtgttttgttttggtgggaATATGAGCACAATAATCGGAAAATGAGCGGCCTTATTGTGGGGAGTGCTTTTGGACCTGTAAAAATTCTTCCTGTCAATCTCAAAGCAGTTAAAGGCTATTTCACCTTAAGGCAGCCCGTTGTCTTGTGGAAAGAAATGGACCAGTTGCCCGTGCACAGCATTAAATGTGTTCCACTTTACCACCCGTACCAGAAGTGCAGCTGTAGCTTAGTGGTGGCTGCACGGGGATCCTACGTGTTTTGGTGTCTTCTCCTGATCTCCAAAGCAGGTCTCAACGTCCACAATTCCCACGTCACAGGCCTTCACTCACTGCCGATTGTCTCCATGACTGCAGACAAGCAGAATGGAACCGTATATACCTGTTCCAGCGACGGGAAGGTGAGGCAGCTGATTCCCATTTTCACCGATGTCGCATTAAAGTTTGAACACCAGTTAATTAAACTCTCGGATGTGTTCGGCTCGGTGAGGACACACGGGATAGCAGTGAGCCCCTGCGGCGCATACCTGGCTGTCATCACCACCGAGGGCATGGTCAACGGCCTCCACCCCGTGAACAAGAACCACCAGGTCCAGTTTGTTACTCTCAAAACCTTTGAAGAGGCAGCTGCTCAGCTCTTGGAATCTTCCGTTCAAAATCTCTTCAAGCAGGTGGATTTAATAGACCTTGTGCGCTGGAAGATTTTAAAGGATAAACATATCCCTCAGTTTTTACAAGAAGCTTTggaaaaaaagattgaaagcaGCGGAGCCACCTATTTTTGGCGTTTCAAACTCTTCCTCCTGAGGATTTTATATCAGTCCATGCAGAAAACCCCTTCAGAAGCATTATGGAAACCCACCCACGAGGACTCCAAAATCTCATTGGTTGACTCCCCTGGGATGGGCAATGCCgaggaagagcagcaggaggaaggCACGTCTTCCAAACAGGCGAACCGGCAGGGCCTGCAGGACAGGAGCAGAGAGGGCGACGCGGAGGACCCCGCCGACGACTCCCTGACCCAGGCTGGAGATGCCGGGGGCCGCGAGCCAATGGAAGAGAAGCTCCTGGAGATCCAAGGGAAGATCGAAGCTGTGGAAATGCACTTGACCAGGGAGCACATGAAGCGAGTCTTAGGGGAGGTGTACCTGCATACCTGGATCACAGAAAACACTAGCATCCCCACTCGAGGCCTCTGTAACTTCCTGATGTCTGACGAGGAGTGTGATGACCGAACGGCACGG GTGCTGATTGGACACATCTCAAAGAAGATGAACAAACAGACTTTCCCTGAGCACTGTAGTCTGTGCAGAGAGATTTTGCCATTCACAGACCGCAAGCAGGCAGTCTGCTCCAACGGCCACATTTGGCTCCG
- the GTF3C4 gene encoding general transcription factor 3C polypeptide 4 isoform X1, with the protein MSSADKARVGPAADGPAPPEEEEGEGGGEAGGKEPAADAAPGPSAAFRFLVSRREPAVKLQYAVSGLEPLAWSEDHRVSVSTARSIAVLELICDVHNPGQDLVIHRTSVPAPLNSCLLKVGSKAEVAECKEKFATSKDPTVSQTFMLDRVFNPEGKALPPMRGFKYTSWSPMGCDANGRCLLAALTMDNRLTIQANLNRLQWVQLVDLTEIYGERLYETSYRLSKSEAPEGNLGDFAEFQRRHSMQTPVRMEWSGICTTQQVKHNNECRDVGSVLLAVLFENGNIAVWQFQLPFVGKESISSCNTIESGINSPSVLFWWEYEHNNRKMSGLIVGSAFGPVKILPVNLKAVKGYFTLRQPVVLWKEMDQLPVHSIKCVPLYHPYQKCSCSLVVAARGSYVFWCLLLISKAGLNVHNSHVTGLHSLPIVSMTADKQNGTVYTCSSDGKVRQLIPIFTDVALKFEHQLIKLSDVFGSVRTHGIAVSPCGAYLAVITTEGMVNGLHPVNKNHQVQFVTLKTFEEAAAQLLESSVQNLFKQVDLIDLVRWKILKDKHIPQFLQEALEKKIESSGATYFWRFKLFLLRILYQSMQKTPSEALWKPTHEDSKISLVDSPGMGNAEEEQQEEGTSSKQANRQGLQDRSREGDAEDPADDSLTQAGDAGGREPMEEKLLEIQGKIEAVEMHLTREHMKRVLGEVYLHTWITENTSIPTRGLCNFLMSDEECDDRTARVLIGHISKKMNKQTFPEHCSLCREILPFTDRKQAVCSNGHIWLRCFLTYQSCQSLIYRRCLLHDSIARHPAPDDPDWIKRLLQSPCPFCDSPVF; encoded by the exons ATGAGCTCGGCCGACAAGGCCCGGGTGGGGCCCGCGGCCGACGGGCCTGCGCcgccggaggaggaggagggcgagggGGGCGGCGAGGCGGGCGGGAAGGAGCCGGCGGCAGACGCGGCCCCCGGGCCCAGTGCCGCGTTCCGGTTCCTGGTGAGTCGGCGGGAGCCGGCCGTGAAGCTGCAGTACGCGGTGAGCGGCTTAGAGCCGCTGGCCTGGTCCGAGGACCACCGCGTGTCGGTGTCCACGGCCCGGAGCATCGCTGTGCTGGAGCTCATCTGCGACGTGCACAACCCGGGCCAGGACCTGGTTATCCACCGCACCTCGGTGCCCGCTCCCCTCAACAGCTGCCTCCTCAAA GTTGGCTCAAAAGCAGAGGTTGCTGAGTGTAAGGAGAAATTTGCCACCTCCAAAGACCCCACAGTCAGTCAGACTTTCATGTTAGATAGGGTGTTCAACCCTGAGGGGAAGGCCTTGCCACCGATGAGAGGATTCAAGTATACCAGCTGGTCCCCCATGGGTTGTGATGCAAACGGCCGGTGCCTCTTGGCAGCACTGACCATGGACAACCGCCTGACCATCCAGGCGAACCTCAACAGACTGCAGTGGGTCCAGCTGGTTGATCTGACTGAGATTTATGGAGAACGACTCTATGAGACCAGTTACAGGCTCTCTAAAAGTGAGGCTCCAGAGGGGAATCTCGGGGACTTTGCGGAGTTTCAGAGGCGGCACAGCATGCAGACCCCAGTCCGGATGGAGTGGTCGGGCATCTGTACCACGCAGCAGGTCAAGCATAACAACGAGTGCCGGGATGTGGGCAGTGTGCTCCTGGCAGTCCTCTTCGAGAACGGTAACATTGCTGTGTGGCAGTTTCAGCTGCCCTTTGTAGGGAAGGAATCCATCTCTTCGTGCAACACGATTGAGTCAGGGATCAACTCtcctagtgttttgttttggtgggaATATGAGCACAATAATCGGAAAATGAGCGGCCTTATTGTGGGGAGTGCTTTTGGACCTGTAAAAATTCTTCCTGTCAATCTCAAAGCAGTTAAAGGCTATTTCACCTTAAGGCAGCCCGTTGTCTTGTGGAAAGAAATGGACCAGTTGCCCGTGCACAGCATTAAATGTGTTCCACTTTACCACCCGTACCAGAAGTGCAGCTGTAGCTTAGTGGTGGCTGCACGGGGATCCTACGTGTTTTGGTGTCTTCTCCTGATCTCCAAAGCAGGTCTCAACGTCCACAATTCCCACGTCACAGGCCTTCACTCACTGCCGATTGTCTCCATGACTGCAGACAAGCAGAATGGAACCGTATATACCTGTTCCAGCGACGGGAAGGTGAGGCAGCTGATTCCCATTTTCACCGATGTCGCATTAAAGTTTGAACACCAGTTAATTAAACTCTCGGATGTGTTCGGCTCGGTGAGGACACACGGGATAGCAGTGAGCCCCTGCGGCGCATACCTGGCTGTCATCACCACCGAGGGCATGGTCAACGGCCTCCACCCCGTGAACAAGAACCACCAGGTCCAGTTTGTTACTCTCAAAACCTTTGAAGAGGCAGCTGCTCAGCTCTTGGAATCTTCCGTTCAAAATCTCTTCAAGCAGGTGGATTTAATAGACCTTGTGCGCTGGAAGATTTTAAAGGATAAACATATCCCTCAGTTTTTACAAGAAGCTTTggaaaaaaagattgaaagcaGCGGAGCCACCTATTTTTGGCGTTTCAAACTCTTCCTCCTGAGGATTTTATATCAGTCCATGCAGAAAACCCCTTCAGAAGCATTATGGAAACCCACCCACGAGGACTCCAAAATCTCATTGGTTGACTCCCCTGGGATGGGCAATGCCgaggaagagcagcaggaggaaggCACGTCTTCCAAACAGGCGAACCGGCAGGGCCTGCAGGACAGGAGCAGAGAGGGCGACGCGGAGGACCCCGCCGACGACTCCCTGACCCAGGCTGGAGATGCCGGGGGCCGCGAGCCAATGGAAGAGAAGCTCCTGGAGATCCAAGGGAAGATCGAAGCTGTGGAAATGCACTTGACCAGGGAGCACATGAAGCGAGTCTTAGGGGAGGTGTACCTGCATACCTGGATCACAGAAAACACTAGCATCCCCACTCGAGGCCTCTGTAACTTCCTGATGTCTGACGAGGAGTGTGATGACCGAACGGCACGG GTGCTGATTGGACACATCTCAAAGAAGATGAACAAACAGACTTTCCCTGAGCACTGTAGTCTGTGCAGAGAGATTTTGCCATTCACAGACCGCAAGCAGGCAGTCTGCTCCAACGGCCACATTTGGCTCCG